TTGtaaatacatgcatatgaGCCAGAGAACTGACGCGCATGCAGTGTATCTGAACGGATACCGCATGTTCGCCCATTCGTGTGTACATTTCTATGTGTATTTGCaagtgtatacatacatgtatttaattatacatatatgttttatttgttgatttttttttttttgctctactcacccctttttgctttttaaCCGTCCTCaagcaaaaagggaaatatacTTGCACACTCGTAATTATGGAAGCATAGGGCTTGAGTAGGATAAGGGTTAACCCCCCccaaatatgtacacaccATAAAGCAAATGATcatttgtatatgtgtgacaggtttatattttcctccagTTTGCTGAAAATATATGCGAGATGTTAGATGACGAGAACACCTACAATTCTACCGTTACCCCCCTTCCTCTTTAGCCCTCCTAGAATTTGCAGACAGCTCATGCACGTGTGCTACATGTCATACGAACCGCCTGATTAGTTCGTGGTAAATCGCGCATATCACTGAGCGGGGGCGatcgaaaaaaagggaaaggaaggagcaagggaaagagaaaaaataagtgaatgaaaaagagaaCCAAAACAAAAACTCGTTGAATGTGAAACGCAAGCGCACACGCAAGTTTGCAACCATCGACATTTTTCAAACATAATAGCAAAAGACATACAAAACAGAAGTAGGAACATTCGCTCACTACGcgtcacattttttaattcgcaTTAAATTTGCAATGTAACATTTtgtttccaaaaaaaaaaaaaaaaaaaaaaccttcaaaaaggaaaagagtcTAAATTCGCGCCACCAGACGGGTAGCATAACGCACTTTCTTAAATCTAAGGAACTacatctatttttttaagcatcGGTTTGAATTTCCCTGAGCCCATATGCGGCGCAAGTTTGCATGTTtgaatgtgtatatgtatatgcatgtatttGCGCGCGCCCCTCAGCGCTCCTCgcgtgtgtaatttttttttttttgttttgtattCATAATCCACTTGGAGTGAGTTCCCCCTAGACATTTCATCTCTCCTTAGATTCACCATAAACGTGGATATAATCGTATCGAAAATTCCATAGATAAATAGACCTAACTGCCTTTTTTACCCATTGAATGTGCGTTTGAACCAACTCCTACTTCACTAAGGccaagcaatttttttttttttttctgatccCCCCTTTTCGATTGCATATAATTATGACACAGTTGGTGTGCTCAACTTGGAGCGTATTTTAAGTTTAAAGTATTGGTACCCTAGTAGAGCGTCAtttccttcaattttgtgCACCACGTGAAGACAAGGGAAGAGCAAAACATACGTGTTGAAGCCAAACGTGCCTTGGACGGTGTGACTCCTTTACCGCTTCGGTACGAACACCAGTAAGAGACAACCCAAGGGGGAGCCTCTTCAGGGCACCTagccaaaaggaaaaaaaagaaaaaagaaaaaacaaaacaaaacaacgAAAGGCAATAAAAAGTAGGAGAAAATGCACCTATTCAGGCTCGTAGATTTCAACTACTCCGTGGGCTTAGATGTACTGAAAAGTTTTGACATAGTTAATTACCTAATAGTAGTCATTGTACTGCTAGCAGTAGTGCTAGCCATATTCAATGAAGACGCATCGACGGGATCGCCAAGATTATCATGGGTATTAGGAGAGTTCCTACCAATTCAGCAGTCGATATTTTCATTAAACGCCAATGcagagaagaaattatttaagaagaaaaatagcaagacatatgcatttatcaCCTTTATTTGTAATTTATTCATCAAGCTGAAATGCGCTATCACGGAAGGAACATTCTTACATTTGCTAATAGGGTTCtacaaaaatggaatcaACAAATTAGTACTATACAAAAATCTGGCTATCTTAAAAAGCAAATCGGAATCCAAAAGGCACTTTTATTATCTGATTCTGAAGGATAAGTATAAGCTACCAATTGAgaaaggtgaaaatgaaatgaagagCTATTTAGATGCAAAAAGGGAACTTGTTCGAATGAATAAATGGGCCTTTATGTGGAAGGTATCTGGTGTAAAGAACGAATACATCACATGTGAAAATGCCAAAGTGAGACCCATATCATCTTACTCTTATCTAGACTTTATAAGAGAACCGCTCGTACAGAATTCTGCCATTAAGGCAGCCATGGAGTGGTCAACAGGAAATCATGGCCCGAGATTACTAGGGGGGAATAATGAAATTTTAAGagatttagaaaaaaaggtggGACAATTTTTTGGTAGAAATGATTCTATTTTAGCTGTTTGTGGATTCTTAGCTTGCATGTCAGGTATCGCAGCTGTTGCTACGCCAAGTGATCTCGTCCTTTATGATAGCCGAACACATGCGTGTGTAAAAATAGGAATTCAAATAAGTGGTGCCAAGGCATACACCTTTAAACACAACAATTATAACAATCTAGAAATCCTCCTTCTAAAACATAGAAGCAAATATAGAACCTGTTGGGTGTGTATAGAATCTGTTTACTCTATGGATGGTGATATTCCTCATTTGCCATCCTTTAAGAAATTGTGCAATAAATATAATGCCAAGTTATTTGTTGATGAAGCACACGGATTAGGTGTACTAGGAAAAACAGGGAGAGGATTAGAAGAGCATTTTAACATGCCAGGATCTGTAGATTTAATAGTTGGAACATTTAGTAAATCCATCGGTTCTGTTGGGGGATATATTGTCGCATCTGATGAGGTCATAGAATTTATGGATATACATTGTATAGGCAATGTTTTTTCAGCCCCACTACCTTCATACTGTGCAGGTGGTGCATTAAAAGCCTTCGAATTGATAGACACACAACCTTGGAGAATTGAGAAGCTTAAATTCAACACCAAATATTTAAGGAATGGATTAAGAACAGGTATGGGTCTATGGCCAAAGGATTATCCAGATAGTAATAAATACGTCATCGAAGGGGATGATGAGACGAGTGTCATTCCagtaatttttccaaatgatCCAGACagattattaaaaatttgtaatgttctttttcaaaagaa
This DNA window, taken from Plasmodium knowlesi strain H genome assembly, chromosome: 13, encodes the following:
- a CDS encoding serine palmitoyltransferase, putative, producing the protein MHLFRLVDFNYSVGLDVLKSFDIVNYLIVVIVLLAVVLAIFNEDASTGSPRLSWVLGEFLPIQQSIFSLNANAEKKLFKKKNSKTYAFITFICNLFIKLKCAITEGTFLHLLIGFYKNGINKLVLYKNLAILKSKSESKRHFYYLILKDKYKLPIEKGENEMKSYLDAKRELVRMNKWAFMWKVSGVKNEYITCENAKVRPISSYSYLDFIREPLVQNSAIKAAMEWSTGNHGPRLLGGNNEILRDLEKKVGQFFGRNDSILAVCGFLACMSGIAAVATPSDLVLYDSRTHACVKIGIQISGAKAYTFKHNNYNNLEILLLKHRSKYRTCWVCIESVYSMDGDIPHLPSFKKLCNKYNAKLFVDEAHGLGVLGKTGRGLEEHFNMPGSVDLIVGTFSKSIGSVGGYIVASDEVIEFMDIHCIGNVFSAPLPSYCAGGALKAFELIDTQPWRIEKLKFNTKYLRNGLRTGMGLWPKDYPDSNKYVIEGDDETSVIPVIFPNDPDRLLKICNVLFQKKWMISAVTYPACPLKLPRFRVTATSAYSVEYMNDFIRDLISATISVEPSPFDRGLL